The sequence GAGTGAGGTGCTAAACTATAGTGGTAGGATAGATATGGTATTGGAGATGAGGGATAAGATATATATTTTTAAGTTTAAGTCTAATCAGAGTTTAGAGGTTGCTATAAACCAGATCAAAGAAAGAGACTATCACAGACAGTATCTTCATAATAGGAAGCAAATATATCTTGTGGGAATATGTTTTAGCACTGAGAAAAAAATATAAAAAGTTATAATTTTACTTCTATCTAACTTTATATACTTTTCCACATTTTTACGTCAAACCTACCCCCTTTAAAAAGTTATTGAAAAAAAATTCCATTTCATATAAGTTAAGTTGAATTTAAATAAGTTTAAGGAGCAGCTATGCAGGAGAAAAAGATCCCCTTTACAAAGGAGCAA comes from Calditerrivibrio sp. and encodes:
- a CDS encoding PD-(D/E)XK nuclease domain-containing protein, translated to MLNYSGRIDMVLEMRDKIYIFKFKSNQSLEVAINQIKERDYHRQYLHNRKQIYLVGICFSTEKKI